The genomic window CAGAAGAGAAGTTTTTGAAAAATTTATACAAAATCTTCCAGAATATTCTCCTCAGGATCTTTATAATCTTTTAGAAAAGGAAGGGTACAGGGGTCAAAAAGATGCAAGAAAGATGTGTTGTATTGCAGTTTATAGGCATTTAAGAAGAATAAAGATGATTTATGTTCATAAAATTCCTCCTGAAAGTTTGCCAGAAAAAGTAAATTACATTTTTATGGGACCAACAGGTTGTGGAAAAACTTATATAATGGAGCTCCTTTTCGGCAAAATTTTAAAAATACCCTATGTGATAATTGATATAACAAAATACAGTGAAACAGGTTATGTGGGTGAAAATGTTATAAATATTCCATACAAATTGATTGAAGCAGCAAGAGGAAATAAATATTTAGCCCAGATTGGAGCAATTATTATTGATGAATTTGATAAAATAGCAGGCTCTACAAGTAATTTAAGGTTTGCAGGAGCAGGAACACAAAAGGATGTTTCAGGTTACGGAGTCCAGAGAGAACTATTAAAACTTTTAGAGCATGGAATTTCTGAATACGGTGAAGACCATGCTGTTGAAGGAAAAATAAACACAAGGGATATCTTATTTGTAGCAATTGGTGCTTTCAGTGGTTTTTCAAAAGAATTTTTGGAGAAGGATATTGGTTTTTTAAAGGAAATTGATGAAAGTGGCAATTTAATTGCCTATAAACTGAAAGGAGAAGAAGAGGATGTTTATAACTTCCTTAAATACGGTTTTTTGCCTGAACTTATTGCAAGATTTCAGAGAATTATACCTTTTGAACCCCTTGACAGAGAAACACTTAAAGAAATTTTAGATTTAAAAATAGAGAAATTAAGAAATGAATTTAAGCTTGAAGGCTTTGAACTTATATTAAAAGAAAGGGCAAAAGATTTTATTGTTGATAGAGCACTTGAAAAAGGTGTTGGAGCAAGAGGAATCGAGAGTGTTCTTTTAAAAGAACTGGAAAAAATTGCCTTTGATATATTCGGAAAAAATAAAAAAGGTAAAGTGATAATTGATAGTGTCAAAGAAAATATAAAAACAAAAATTTTATATAAAAAAGGAAGTTAGTATGAAAAACATAATTATATGTCCAAAGTGCGGAACAAAAATTGATGTAAATGAAATACTTTATGAACAGATTGAGAAAGAATTAAAGGAAAAGTTTGAAAGTGAATTAAAAACAAAAATGAAAATTGAAAAAGAAAAAATTGAAGAAGAAATAAAAAGAAAGATTGAAGAGGAAAAGGCAGAATATATAAAAAAACTTGAAAAAGAATT from candidate division WOR-3 bacterium includes these protein-coding regions:
- a CDS encoding AAA family ATPase translates to MKGKDFKHEEQDDFLYLLKKAESIDSYRREVFEKFIQNLPEYSPQDLYNLLEKEGYRGQKDARKMCCIAVYRHLRRIKMIYVHKIPPESLPEKVNYIFMGPTGCGKTYIMELLFGKILKIPYVIIDITKYSETGYVGENVINIPYKLIEAARGNKYLAQIGAIIIDEFDKIAGSTSNLRFAGAGTQKDVSGYGVQRELLKLLEHGISEYGEDHAVEGKINTRDILFVAIGAFSGFSKEFLEKDIGFLKEIDESGNLIAYKLKGEEEDVYNFLKYGFLPELIARFQRIIPFEPLDRETLKEILDLKIEKLRNEFKLEGFELILKERAKDFIVDRALEKGVGARGIESVLLKELEKIAFDIFGKNKKGKVIIDSVKENIKTKILYKKGS